In Capricornis sumatraensis isolate serow.1 chromosome 16, serow.2, whole genome shotgun sequence, a genomic segment contains:
- the LOC138092124 gene encoding olfactory receptor 6B9 yields the protein MWKENITHISEFVLVGFPTYPWLQVLLFFLFLITYLFVLLENVVIILTVWVTGSLHKPMYYFLGTMSFLETWYISVTVPKMLAGFLLCPNTISFLGCMTQLYFFMSLACTECVLLAAMAYDRYVAICWPLRYPVMMTTEFCVQLTISSWLSGFTVSMAKVYFISQVSFCGNNILNHFFCDVSPILKLACMDSSVAEMVDFVLAIIILVFPLSATVLSYAFIVSAILHIPSATGQWKAFSTCASHLIVVVIFYTAVIFMYVRPRAIASFNSNKLISAIYAVFTPMLNPIIYCLRNKEVKNAIRKTMASGRAFFLRDSLC from the coding sequence ATGTGGAAGGAAAATATCACTCATATTAGTGAATTTGTCCTGGTGGGCTTCCCTACTTACCCTTGGCTGCAAGttctgcttttcttcctcttcctcatcaCCTACCTATTTGTGCTGTTGGAGAATGTAGTCATCATCCTCACTGTATGGGTCACTGGATCCCTGCACAAGCCCATGTATTATTTTCTGGGCACCATGTCCTTTCTGGAGACCTGGTATATATCTGTCACAGTCCCCAAGATGCTGGCTGGATTCCTGCTTTGTCCCAATACCATCTCCTTCTTGGGATGCATGACCCAGCTCTATTTCTTCATGTCACTTGCCTGTACTGAGTGTGTGCTCTTGGCTGCCATGGCCTATGACCGTTATGTGGCTATATGTTGGCCTCTTCGCTATCCAGTTATGATGACCACAGAATTTTGTGTTCAGCTAACCATCAGTTCCTGGCTGAGTGGCTTTACTGTCTCCATGGCAAAAGTATACTTCATCTCCCAAGTTTCCTTCTGTGGTAATAATATCTTGAACCATTTTTTCTGTGACGTTTCCCCCATCCTCAAATTGGCCTGCATGGACTCATCTGTGGCAGAGATGGTAGACTTTGTGCTAGCCATCATCATCCTTGTGTTTCCTCTCTCAGCCACTGTCCTTTCCTATGCCTTCATTGTCTCTGCCATACTGCACATTCCTTCAGCCACTGGGCAGTGGAAGGCCTTCTCTACCTGTGCCTCTCACCTTATAGTGGTAGTCATCTTCTACACAGCCGTGATCTTCATGTATGTCCGACCTCGGGCCATTGCTTCATTCAATTCTAACAAATTGATCTCAGCCATATATGCAGTCTTTACTCCCATGCTCAACCCTATCATCTACTGCCTGAGGAACAAGGAGGTCAAAAATGCCATCAGAAAAACCATGGCAAGTGGCCGAGCCTTTTTCTTGAGAGATTCTCTTTGCTGA